From the genome of Arthrobacter alpinus, one region includes:
- the miaB gene encoding tRNA (N6-isopentenyl adenosine(37)-C2)-methylthiotransferase MiaB: protein MNVHDSERMAGLLEAAGMVPAKDAGQIPVTDASGDTVLTGAIPDVIVINTCAVRENADNKLYGNLGMLAHIKESNPGMQIAVGGCLAQKDRDTVQKRAPWVDVVFGTHNVGALPVLLERARHNADAQMEILESLEVFPSTLPTKRDSVYAGWVSISVGCNNTCTFCIVPSLRGKERDRRPGEILAEIQALVDDGAIEVTLLGQNVNSYGVEFGDKLAFGKLLRACGAIEGLERVRFTSPHPAAFTDDVIAAMAQTPNVMPQLHMPLQSGSDKVLKDMRRSYRSNKFLGILDKVREQIPNAAISTDIIVGFPGETEEDFQATLDVVEKSRFSTAFTYQYSKRPGTPAADLPGQLSKEVVQERFLRLTALQDRIAAEENALQVGREVEVMVTAGSGRKAAQTHRLSGRAKDQRLVHFSVPEGAATPRPGDLVTVTVTDAAAFHLVADPPSIAQFHLRRSRAGDAWDLAQAASCGVPAPSSGPGVVKGVSLGMPSLPVRTA from the coding sequence ATGAACGTCCACGACTCCGAGCGCATGGCCGGGCTGTTGGAGGCCGCCGGCATGGTTCCCGCAAAGGACGCCGGCCAGATACCCGTCACGGACGCCTCCGGTGACACGGTGCTCACCGGGGCCATTCCCGATGTCATCGTCATCAACACCTGTGCGGTGCGCGAGAACGCCGACAACAAGCTGTACGGGAACCTAGGCATGCTGGCGCACATCAAGGAATCCAACCCCGGCATGCAGATTGCCGTGGGCGGCTGCCTGGCGCAGAAGGACCGCGACACCGTCCAAAAGCGGGCACCCTGGGTGGACGTGGTCTTTGGGACCCACAACGTCGGCGCCCTGCCGGTGCTGCTGGAACGTGCGCGCCACAACGCCGACGCGCAAATGGAAATTCTGGAATCTCTTGAGGTGTTCCCTTCCACCCTGCCCACCAAGCGGGACTCCGTTTACGCCGGTTGGGTGTCCATTTCCGTGGGCTGCAACAACACCTGCACGTTCTGCATTGTGCCGTCCCTGCGCGGGAAGGAACGTGACCGACGGCCCGGGGAGATCCTCGCCGAGATTCAGGCGCTCGTGGACGACGGTGCCATTGAAGTGACGCTGTTGGGCCAGAACGTGAACTCCTATGGTGTGGAGTTTGGTGACAAACTCGCGTTTGGCAAGCTGCTACGGGCCTGCGGTGCCATTGAAGGCCTGGAACGGGTCCGCTTCACCAGCCCGCACCCGGCCGCGTTCACCGATGACGTCATTGCCGCCATGGCTCAGACACCGAACGTGATGCCGCAACTGCACATGCCCCTGCAATCAGGCTCCGACAAGGTCCTGAAGGACATGCGCCGCTCGTACCGATCGAACAAGTTCCTGGGCATTCTGGACAAGGTTCGTGAACAGATTCCGAACGCGGCCATCTCCACCGATATCATCGTTGGTTTCCCGGGGGAAACCGAGGAGGACTTCCAGGCGACGTTGGACGTCGTGGAAAAGTCACGGTTTTCCACGGCCTTCACCTACCAGTACTCCAAGCGGCCCGGCACCCCCGCAGCGGATCTGCCTGGCCAGCTCTCCAAGGAAGTGGTGCAGGAGCGTTTCCTGCGCCTGACAGCCCTGCAGGACAGGATCGCCGCCGAGGAAAATGCCCTGCAGGTTGGCCGCGAAGTGGAAGTCATGGTCACCGCAGGCTCGGGGCGCAAGGCCGCCCAGACGCACAGGCTCTCGGGCCGGGCAAAGGACCAGCGCCTGGTGCACTTCAGCGTCCCCGAGGGTGCCGCCACCCCCCGACCCGGCGATCTTGTCACTGTCACCGTCACCGACGCGGCAGCGTTTCATCTGGTGGCGGACCCGCCCAGCATTGCGCAGTTCCACCTGCGCCGCTCGCGCGCCGGCGACGCCTGGGATCTGGCACAGGCCGCATCCTGCGGCGTTCCCGCACCTAGTTCGGGTCCCGGTGTGGTGAAGGGTGTTTCCCTTGGGATGCCTTCGCTGCCTGTGCGCACCGCGTGA
- the miaA gene encoding tRNA (adenosine(37)-N6)-dimethylallyltransferase MiaA has product MSGPAPAHQEFPVLPVVAVVGPTGSGKSELALQLAERFNGEAVNVDSMQFYRGMDIGTAKLPVAERRGIAHHLMDFLTVRQDTTVAQFQGLARAAIADIQARGKLPILVGGSGLYVRAAVDVLEFPGTDPQLRTRLEDELERQGVDALAARLALVDPVSAARISDGKRLVRALEVQELTGRPFSSFMPERQYVQHTVQIGLNGDRAALHDRLAARVHRMVAGGLAEEIQALIPQGLREGRTAHKALGYQQFLRVIDGESTVAKATEETIVGTRQFARRQVTWFNADPRVQWLDWDQPNVGDAAAELVRRTLQP; this is encoded by the coding sequence GTGAGCGGTCCCGCGCCAGCCCATCAAGAGTTTCCCGTCCTGCCGGTCGTCGCCGTCGTCGGCCCCACAGGGTCAGGAAAATCTGAGCTTGCCCTCCAGCTGGCCGAACGTTTCAACGGCGAGGCGGTTAACGTCGACTCCATGCAGTTCTACCGCGGCATGGACATTGGCACCGCCAAGCTGCCCGTGGCCGAACGGCGCGGCATTGCGCACCACCTGATGGATTTCCTCACTGTGCGACAGGACACCACGGTTGCGCAGTTCCAGGGCCTGGCCCGGGCTGCCATCGCCGACATCCAGGCCCGCGGGAAACTGCCCATTCTTGTCGGCGGCTCGGGCCTGTATGTCCGCGCGGCCGTGGACGTCCTGGAATTTCCCGGTACGGACCCGCAACTCCGGACACGCCTAGAGGACGAGTTGGAACGCCAAGGCGTGGACGCCCTGGCCGCCAGGCTGGCACTAGTTGACCCCGTCTCAGCCGCACGCATCAGCGACGGCAAGCGGTTGGTGCGTGCTCTTGAGGTGCAGGAGCTGACGGGGCGGCCATTTAGCTCCTTCATGCCAGAGCGCCAGTACGTCCAGCACACCGTCCAGATTGGGCTCAACGGGGACCGCGCAGCCCTGCACGACCGGCTCGCTGCCCGCGTCCACCGCATGGTCGCCGGGGGATTGGCGGAGGAGATCCAGGCCTTGATCCCGCAGGGCCTGCGCGAGGGGCGCACGGCGCACAAGGCGCTGGGCTACCAGCAGTTCCTGCGCGTCATCGACGGCGAATCCACTGTGGCCAAGGCCACGGAGGAAACCATTGTGGGCACCCGGCAGTTCGCCCGCCGCCAGGTGACCTGGTTCAACGCCGATCCGCGCGTGCAGTGGCTGGACTGGGACCAGCCCAATGTTGGTGATGCCGCAGCCGAGCTGGTCCGGCGCACCCTGCAGCCCTGA
- the dapF gene encoding diaminopimelate epimerase: MTEPHASLTGMRFSKGHGTGNDFVLLADPDGDTQISPEQVAFLCDRHRGIGGDGLIRAVRSMHLPEGVALLAGNPGAEWFMDYRNADGSLSEMCGNGVRVFVHFLIEQGLVVLHPGDELTIGTRGGVKVVARTGYGYRVDMGPWEFIFPDKAAERGMDSLVEAAGLAVARPALSVDMGNPHTVVALADAAELEGTNLNQAPSVTPVPPHGTNVEFAVPAEPLVRDDVGHISMRVHERGVGETLSCGTGACAAAATTRFWAGADAPDTWEVTVPGGVVGVRFFPGLDGREHVELSGPAIIVASGVLS, encoded by the coding sequence ATGACTGAACCCCACGCCTCCCTCACCGGCATGCGCTTCTCCAAAGGCCACGGCACCGGGAACGACTTTGTTTTGCTGGCCGATCCCGACGGTGACACACAGATCAGCCCGGAGCAGGTGGCTTTTTTGTGCGATCGCCACCGCGGCATTGGCGGTGATGGGCTGATCCGTGCCGTCCGCTCAATGCACCTGCCGGAGGGCGTGGCCCTGCTGGCCGGCAACCCTGGCGCCGAATGGTTCATGGACTACCGCAACGCTGACGGTTCGCTCTCGGAAATGTGCGGCAACGGGGTGCGCGTGTTTGTGCACTTTCTGATCGAGCAGGGCCTGGTGGTGCTACATCCCGGGGATGAGCTGACTATTGGCACCCGCGGCGGTGTCAAGGTGGTGGCACGCACCGGGTACGGCTACCGTGTGGACATGGGGCCATGGGAGTTCATCTTCCCTGACAAAGCTGCGGAACGGGGCATGGATTCACTCGTCGAGGCGGCCGGGCTTGCCGTGGCCCGCCCCGCCCTTTCAGTGGACATGGGCAACCCGCACACGGTGGTGGCTTTGGCCGACGCAGCCGAGCTCGAGGGAACCAATCTCAACCAAGCCCCGTCGGTGACTCCGGTGCCCCCGCACGGCACCAATGTCGAGTTTGCGGTGCCTGCTGAGCCTTTGGTGAGGGACGACGTCGGGCACATCAGTATGCGCGTCCACGAGCGTGGCGTGGGGGAGACGTTGTCCTGCGGCACCGGAGCCTGTGCCGCGGCCGCCACCACCCGGTTCTGGGCCGGCGCGGACGCCCCGGACACGTGGGAAGTCACCGTGCCCGGCGGTGTTGTGGGCGTGCGCTTCTTCCCGGGGCTTGACGGCCGCGAGCATGTGGAACTGAGTGGGCCGGCCATTATCGTGGCCAGCGGCGTCCTCAGCTGA
- a CDS encoding class I SAM-dependent methyltransferase, whose product MKRRPLTVVLAGEKRQLQTAGGIFSPDGVDKGTTILLAEAPPPAVDGNLLDVGCGWGPVALTLALRSPAATVYAVDVNERSIGLTSENAKALGLANVRASTPDAVDPELRFETIWSNPPIRVGKEELHSILLMWLPRLAVGGNAYLVVQKNLGADSLQRWLALELAQRFPEAGFKVSRDSTNKAFRILRVTRVLS is encoded by the coding sequence ATGAAACGGCGGCCCCTCACGGTGGTTTTAGCCGGCGAGAAACGGCAACTGCAGACGGCGGGGGGAATTTTCAGTCCCGACGGGGTAGACAAGGGCACCACCATTTTGCTTGCCGAGGCCCCGCCGCCCGCGGTGGACGGCAATTTGCTCGACGTCGGTTGCGGCTGGGGTCCTGTGGCCCTGACACTGGCCCTGCGCTCCCCCGCCGCGACGGTGTACGCGGTGGATGTCAATGAGCGCTCCATCGGCCTGACCAGTGAGAACGCCAAAGCCCTTGGCCTGGCCAATGTCCGCGCATCGACTCCCGACGCTGTGGACCCCGAGCTGCGCTTTGAGACGATCTGGTCCAACCCGCCCATCCGTGTGGGTAAGGAAGAGCTGCATTCGATCTTATTGATGTGGCTGCCCCGCCTGGCCGTTGGCGGCAACGCCTACCTGGTAGTGCAAAAGAACCTGGGCGCTGATTCGTTGCAGCGCTGGCTGGCACTTGAACTGGCCCAAAGATTTCCTGAGGCTGGTTTCAAGGTCTCCCGCGACTCGACGAACAAGGCGTTCCGCATCCTTCGGGTGACCCGCGTCCTCAGCTGA
- the hflX gene encoding GTPase HflX yields MSNPSAPHGSDDANVPANEPTTGPVGSGSAGNAASDLSVAEIEAVIDRILAKDIAASRAVRAEVRLDAEDPQATPAPSHPIIGQAQAVSNLTFEHSSFDGDQTELAERNALRRRAGLSTELEDVTEVEYRQLRLERVVLAGLWSTGTMADAENSLRELAALAETAGSEVLDGMVQRRAKPDPATYLGTGKAEELKEIVHATGADTVIIDGDLAPSQRRTLEEVVKVKVIDRTALILDIFAQHAQSREGRAQVELAQMEYLLPRLRGWGESMSRQAGGRVGTAGGGIGSRGPGETKMELDRRKIRTRMAKLRREIAAMKPARETKRANRKRNSVPSVAIAGYTNAGKSSLLNRLTNAGVLVENALFATLDPTVRKTETADGLGYTLVDTVGFVRSLPTQLVEAFRSTLEEVADADLILHIVDASHPDPEGQISAVRTVFAEVGALKIPEIIILNKVDIADPLVVQRLRQREPRSVEVSARTGQGMEGLLAAISDAIPRPGVDLTLLIPYDRGDVLNRLHGSDAEILSIEHGETGTVAHVRVRDDLAAEVAPFVQHG; encoded by the coding sequence ATGTCCAACCCATCTGCACCTCACGGTTCCGACGACGCCAACGTCCCCGCCAACGAACCCACAACAGGGCCTGTCGGATCAGGGTCGGCCGGGAACGCGGCCTCGGATCTGTCGGTCGCCGAGATCGAGGCAGTGATTGACAGGATTCTGGCTAAGGACATCGCCGCGTCACGGGCCGTCCGCGCGGAGGTCCGGCTCGACGCCGAGGACCCCCAAGCCACGCCTGCCCCCAGCCACCCCATCATCGGCCAGGCCCAGGCCGTCTCGAACCTTACCTTCGAACACAGCAGCTTCGACGGTGACCAGACTGAACTGGCCGAGCGCAACGCACTGCGCCGCAGGGCCGGGCTGTCCACCGAGCTTGAAGACGTCACGGAGGTTGAGTATCGCCAGCTGCGTCTGGAACGTGTCGTCCTGGCCGGCCTGTGGAGCACCGGGACCATGGCAGATGCGGAGAATTCCCTGCGGGAGTTGGCCGCGTTGGCTGAAACCGCCGGATCCGAAGTCCTCGACGGGATGGTCCAGCGCCGTGCCAAACCAGACCCGGCCACCTACCTGGGAACGGGCAAGGCGGAGGAACTCAAGGAGATCGTCCACGCCACGGGTGCGGACACCGTCATCATCGACGGCGACCTTGCACCGTCCCAACGCCGCACCCTTGAAGAAGTGGTCAAGGTCAAGGTCATTGACCGCACCGCGTTGATCCTTGACATTTTTGCCCAGCACGCCCAGTCACGCGAAGGCCGGGCGCAGGTGGAGCTGGCACAGATGGAGTACCTGTTGCCGCGCCTGCGCGGTTGGGGTGAATCCATGTCCCGCCAGGCCGGTGGCCGGGTCGGCACCGCCGGTGGCGGTATTGGTTCGCGCGGCCCCGGCGAAACCAAGATGGAACTGGACCGCCGGAAGATCCGAACCCGCATGGCGAAGCTGCGCCGTGAAATTGCTGCCATGAAGCCTGCACGGGAGACCAAGCGGGCCAATAGGAAACGCAACTCTGTCCCGTCGGTGGCTATCGCCGGATACACCAATGCCGGAAAGTCCTCCCTGCTGAACAGGCTCACCAACGCAGGCGTCCTGGTCGAGAACGCCTTGTTCGCCACCTTGGACCCCACCGTTCGCAAAACAGAGACCGCCGACGGTCTGGGTTACACCCTTGTCGACACGGTGGGTTTTGTCCGCTCGCTGCCCACCCAGTTGGTTGAGGCCTTCCGCTCCACCTTGGAGGAAGTGGCCGACGCAGACCTGATCCTGCACATTGTTGACGCGTCCCACCCGGATCCCGAGGGACAAATTTCGGCGGTGCGCACAGTGTTCGCCGAGGTTGGTGCGCTGAAAATCCCCGAGATCATCATCTTGAACAAGGTGGACATCGCCGATCCGCTGGTGGTTCAACGCCTGCGACAGCGCGAGCCGCGCAGCGTGGAAGTCTCTGCCCGCACCGGGCAGGGCATGGAGGGACTGCTCGCGGCCATCAGCGACGCCATCCCGCGCCCCGGGGTTGACCTGACACTGCTGATTCCCTACGACCGCGGCGACGTGCTGAACAGATTGCACGGAAGCGATGCCGAGATCCTCAGCATTGAGCACGGCGAAACCGGCACTGTGGCACATGTGCGCGTCCGTGACGACCTGGCCGCAGAAGTGGCACCGTTTGTCCAGCATGGATAA
- a CDS encoding ATP-dependent DNA helicase — MDKSTAEADASTADPAPTQASTDQASTAQALELLDRAVEAMGGQRRDGQHEMVRQVVAAIETGDHLLVQAGTGTGKSLAYLIPLIVHALTSEKPSVVATATLALQAQIVGRDVPRLLAALDPLLPRPIDVALVKGRSNYVCKHKLGGGFPTEDSSEGALFSLGEDSSVVHLPGAKTGPTSALGREVVRLREWAQDTESGDRDELLPGVTDKAWRQVSVTSMECLGAQKCPLAEICFSEMARAKGAVADIVVTNHAMLAISAFEGIAVLPDYDVVVVDEAHELQDRVTGAVTGQLSVQMVQAAASSTRKHTGVSVDALHAAGNALDLAFAATPSGLLPNGLNETHSAAIEQLRDAARVALSDSKPEGSAAVDGGRSIARSRLNLVFDLCERMLAAQDAREVLWASRVGSFTPGQGYQKADEGEPPVISIAPLSVAGKLREGLFADHTVILTSATLAIGESFQATAGGLGLLGANAPNWTGADVGSPFDYPKQGMLYVAAHLQKPGFGNSPEQLAELEALITAAGGGTLALFSSRRAAEDAAEKLRKKLKVKILCQGDASIAGLIKEFAEEPDTCLFGTMSLWQGVDVQGASCRLVVIDRIPFPRPDDPLVTARARAVAQSGGDGFIAISATHAAIRLAQGVGRLIRSSSDRGVVAVLDSRLANASYGGFLRAALPPFWSTKDRAVALSALERLSGK, encoded by the coding sequence ATGGATAAAAGTACTGCCGAAGCCGATGCCTCCACGGCCGATCCTGCACCAACACAAGCCTCAACGGACCAGGCCTCAACTGCTCAGGCCCTGGAACTGCTGGACAGGGCGGTGGAAGCCATGGGCGGCCAACGCCGGGACGGGCAGCATGAGATGGTCCGTCAGGTGGTGGCAGCCATTGAAACCGGCGACCACCTGCTGGTCCAGGCCGGAACAGGCACAGGAAAGTCCCTGGCCTACCTGATTCCGCTAATAGTTCATGCCCTCACGAGTGAAAAACCATCAGTGGTGGCCACGGCGACGCTGGCGTTGCAGGCCCAGATCGTGGGCCGTGACGTGCCCAGGCTGCTCGCTGCCCTGGACCCGCTGCTGCCGCGCCCCATTGACGTCGCCCTGGTCAAGGGCCGAAGCAACTATGTCTGCAAGCACAAATTGGGCGGTGGCTTCCCCACCGAGGACTCCTCCGAGGGGGCACTGTTCAGCCTGGGTGAGGACTCCAGTGTTGTGCATCTGCCAGGTGCCAAGACCGGGCCGACCTCGGCCCTCGGCCGTGAAGTTGTGCGGTTGCGCGAGTGGGCGCAGGACACCGAATCGGGTGACCGCGACGAACTGCTGCCCGGTGTCACGGACAAGGCGTGGCGGCAGGTCTCCGTCACGTCCATGGAGTGCCTGGGCGCGCAAAAGTGTCCCCTGGCCGAGATCTGCTTCTCCGAAATGGCCAGAGCCAAGGGAGCCGTGGCGGACATTGTGGTCACCAACCACGCCATGCTGGCGATCAGCGCCTTTGAGGGAATCGCGGTGCTGCCGGACTACGACGTCGTGGTGGTGGACGAGGCGCACGAACTCCAGGACCGTGTGACAGGTGCCGTCACCGGCCAGCTCTCTGTCCAGATGGTCCAGGCGGCGGCCTCAAGCACACGCAAACACACGGGCGTCTCCGTGGACGCGCTCCATGCGGCCGGCAATGCCCTGGATCTGGCCTTTGCAGCAACGCCGTCCGGGCTGCTACCCAACGGTCTGAACGAGACCCACTCGGCAGCCATCGAACAATTGCGGGACGCCGCACGCGTGGCTTTATCTGACTCCAAACCGGAGGGTTCGGCCGCCGTCGACGGTGGCCGGTCCATTGCCCGTTCCCGGTTGAACCTAGTCTTTGACCTGTGTGAGCGGATGTTGGCTGCCCAGGACGCCCGTGAAGTTCTCTGGGCGTCACGGGTAGGTAGCTTCACCCCCGGCCAGGGCTATCAAAAGGCGGATGAGGGCGAACCTCCCGTCATCAGCATCGCCCCGCTCAGTGTCGCCGGAAAATTGCGGGAGGGTCTGTTTGCCGACCATACGGTGATCCTGACCTCGGCAACACTGGCCATTGGCGAGTCGTTCCAGGCCACCGCCGGGGGGCTGGGTTTGTTGGGTGCCAACGCGCCGAACTGGACCGGTGCCGACGTCGGCTCCCCCTTCGATTATCCAAAGCAAGGCATGCTGTACGTTGCGGCGCACCTGCAAAAGCCCGGGTTCGGAAATTCTCCGGAGCAGTTGGCCGAGCTGGAGGCACTGATCACTGCCGCAGGGGGAGGGACGCTGGCGTTGTTCTCCTCACGCCGTGCGGCCGAGGACGCTGCCGAAAAGCTGCGCAAGAAGCTCAAGGTCAAGATTCTTTGTCAGGGAGACGCCTCGATCGCCGGCCTGATCAAGGAATTTGCCGAGGAACCCGACACCTGCCTTTTTGGCACCATGTCCTTGTGGCAGGGAGTTGATGTGCAGGGGGCCTCCTGCCGGCTGGTGGTCATTGACAGGATCCCGTTCCCCCGTCCCGACGATCCGCTGGTCACGGCACGGGCCAGGGCCGTGGCCCAAAGCGGGGGGGACGGCTTCATCGCCATCTCCGCAACCCATGCGGCTATTCGCCTGGCCCAGGGCGTGGGCCGGCTTATCCGCTCTAGCAGTGACAGGGGAGTTGTGGCGGTCCTTGATTCCCGCCTGGCCAACGCCAGCTACGGCGGGTTCCTGCGGGCCGCCCTGCCACCTTTTTGGTCCACCAAGGACAGGGCCGTGGCCCTGTCGGCGCTAGAGCGGCTCTCCGGCAAGTAG
- the lexA gene encoding transcriptional repressor LexA, translated as MTLPEPPHRIPQAPSRAGMKGLTVRQKKILECIQRSIADKGYPPSMREIGDDVGLASLSSVTHQLTQLERHGYLRRDPKRPRAMEVLIPLVLDDGVVAIEGVSSPEQVRSSNGLNFAQLSSSSDTAFVPLVGRIAAGGPILADQMVDDIMPLPRQIVGSGELFMLKVVGDSMIDAAICDGDWVVIRRQNTANNGDIVAALLEDEATVKTFRQRDGHTWLLPQNTRYEPILGDNATVMGKVVSVLRSL; from the coding sequence ATGACGCTCCCAGAACCTCCGCACCGCATCCCCCAGGCACCGAGCAGGGCCGGCATGAAGGGTCTGACGGTCCGCCAAAAGAAGATCCTTGAGTGCATCCAGCGCTCTATTGCTGACAAGGGTTACCCGCCGTCCATGCGTGAAATTGGCGACGACGTGGGATTGGCAAGCCTTTCCAGCGTCACCCACCAGCTCACCCAGTTGGAGCGGCACGGCTACCTGCGTCGTGATCCCAAGCGTCCACGTGCCATGGAAGTTCTCATTCCCCTCGTCCTTGACGACGGCGTGGTTGCCATTGAGGGTGTGAGCTCACCGGAGCAGGTCCGCAGTTCCAACGGCCTGAATTTTGCACAACTCAGCAGTTCCTCGGACACGGCATTCGTTCCGCTGGTGGGACGGATCGCCGCCGGCGGTCCTATCCTGGCCGATCAGATGGTCGATGACATCATGCCGTTGCCGCGCCAGATCGTCGGCAGCGGCGAGCTCTTTATGCTCAAGGTGGTTGGCGACTCCATGATTGACGCCGCCATCTGTGACGGCGACTGGGTTGTTATCCGGCGCCAGAACACCGCCAACAATGGTGATATTGTGGCCGCCCTGCTCGAGGATGAGGCCACTGTCAAGACGTTTCGCCAGCGTGATGGCCACACCTGGCTGTTGCCGCAGAACACCCGCTACGAGCCCATCCTGGGCGACAACGCCACTGTCATGGGCAAGGTCGTCTCGGTGCTGCGCAGCCTCTAG
- a CDS encoding LysM peptidoglycan-binding domain-containing protein, which produces MSALVISTIGRPVLAATPGAAPLRLTRRGRMILLGIPALLLSTVLVFSVLALLLGALASPANAATKFSPIDMADYATTVTVLQGESLWSIAAASDSSRDVREVVGEIVALNELTTNVVQAGQQLFVPNPK; this is translated from the coding sequence ATGAGCGCATTGGTGATTTCAACAATTGGACGTCCCGTCCTTGCAGCAACCCCCGGCGCCGCGCCCCTGCGGCTGACCCGGCGAGGGCGCATGATCCTGCTCGGCATTCCGGCCCTGCTGCTCAGCACAGTGCTCGTATTCTCGGTGTTGGCCCTGCTCCTGGGAGCCCTGGCCAGTCCTGCCAACGCCGCCACAAAGTTCAGCCCCATCGACATGGCGGACTACGCAACCACTGTCACGGTCTTGCAAGGCGAGAGTCTGTGGTCCATTGCGGCTGCCAGCGATTCAAGCCGCGATGTTCGAGAAGTCGTGGGTGAGATCGTGGCCTTGAATGAGCTGACCACCAACGTGGTGCAGGCAGGCCAGCAACTGTTTGTCCCGAACCCCAAATAG
- a CDS encoding histidinol-phosphate transaminase, translating into MDQFERLSQLPLRDDLRGQHPYGAPQIDVPVLLNVNENTFGVPLDAKEAILKAVADELDGLNRYPDREFTELRRALAAYLGHGMTQENIWAANGSNEVLQQLLQAFGGPGRKAMGFPPTYSMYPLLASGTGTGFVTGTRAADYSLSPESAAEQVRAQAPHIIFLCSPNNPTGTALGRDVVEAVYEAGEASQAIVIVDEAYMEFSHEGTPSALSLLPGRPRLVVSRTMSKAFALAGARVGYMAAAPEVADAVRLVRLPYHLSAITQATAVAALRNSDSLLANVEAIKIQRDRIVDELTRIGLTPAPSDSNFVFFGGLEDPRSVWEGLLAAGVLIRDVGIAGHLRVTAGTEQETTAFLSGLRAILAT; encoded by the coding sequence ATGGATCAGTTTGAACGCCTCAGCCAATTACCGCTCCGCGACGATCTGCGCGGACAACATCCCTACGGTGCCCCGCAAATCGACGTTCCTGTTTTGCTCAACGTCAACGAGAACACCTTTGGTGTTCCGCTGGACGCCAAGGAAGCAATCTTGAAGGCCGTCGCGGATGAACTTGACGGCTTGAACCGCTACCCTGATCGGGAGTTCACCGAACTTCGTAGGGCCCTGGCGGCATACTTGGGCCACGGGATGACTCAGGAGAACATCTGGGCCGCCAATGGCTCCAACGAGGTTCTGCAGCAATTGCTCCAAGCTTTTGGTGGACCCGGCCGGAAAGCCATGGGCTTTCCCCCCACGTACTCCATGTACCCCCTGCTCGCCAGCGGTACAGGCACCGGCTTCGTGACGGGGACCCGCGCCGCAGATTACAGCCTCAGCCCAGAATCGGCCGCCGAACAAGTACGCGCGCAAGCTCCCCACATAATATTCTTGTGTTCGCCCAATAACCCGACGGGCACCGCCCTGGGACGTGACGTTGTGGAGGCCGTTTACGAAGCCGGAGAAGCGTCGCAGGCGATCGTGATCGTCGATGAGGCCTACATGGAGTTCTCCCATGAGGGAACCCCCAGTGCACTGTCCTTGCTGCCGGGCAGGCCCCGCCTGGTTGTCTCGCGCACCATGAGCAAGGCCTTTGCCCTGGCCGGGGCACGAGTGGGCTATATGGCGGCCGCCCCTGAAGTCGCCGACGCGGTCCGCCTTGTTCGTCTGCCCTACCACCTGTCCGCCATCACCCAGGCCACAGCCGTGGCTGCCCTGCGAAACTCCGATTCGCTCTTGGCAAATGTCGAAGCCATCAAGATTCAACGGGATCGGATCGTGGACGAACTGACACGCATCGGTCTGACCCCGGCACCGTCGGACTCCAACTTTGTTTTCTTTGGTGGTCTCGAGGACCCCCGCTCGGTCTGGGAAGGTCTGCTGGCGGCCGGGGTGCTCATCCGTGACGTGGGCATTGCTGGCCACCTGCGTGTCACTGCCGGCACGGAACAGGAAACCACCGCTTTTCTTTCCGGACTCCGTGCCATCCTGGCCACCTAA
- the hisB gene encoding imidazoleglycerol-phosphate dehydratase HisB codes for MTENSRQPGQGRTARLERGTSESHVLVEINLDGTGVSEIDTSVPFYDHMLTALSKHSLIDMKIKATGDTHIDVHHTVEDVAISLGEVLRVALGDKAGIRRFGEATVPLDEALANAVVDVSGRPYLVHGGEPAGQEYHLIGGHFTGSLTRHVFEAITLHAQICLHMTVIAGRDPHHIVEAQFKAFARALRSAVESDPRVTGIPSTKGLL; via the coding sequence ATGACCGAGAACAGTCGGCAGCCTGGCCAGGGACGCACCGCACGCCTTGAACGTGGCACCAGCGAATCCCATGTGCTCGTTGAAATCAACCTGGACGGCACAGGTGTTTCAGAGATTGACACCTCGGTGCCGTTTTACGATCACATGCTCACTGCCCTGTCCAAACACTCCTTGATCGACATGAAAATCAAGGCCACCGGGGACACCCACATTGACGTGCACCACACGGTGGAGGATGTGGCCATCTCACTGGGCGAGGTCCTTCGGGTGGCCCTGGGCGATAAGGCAGGTATCCGTCGATTTGGCGAAGCCACGGTGCCGCTGGATGAGGCTTTGGCGAACGCGGTTGTCGATGTGTCCGGGCGCCCCTACCTGGTGCACGGTGGCGAGCCCGCCGGGCAGGAGTACCACTTGATCGGCGGCCACTTTACGGGCTCACTGACCAGGCACGTCTTTGAGGCCATCACCTTGCACGCACAAATCTGCCTGCACATGACGGTGATTGCCGGCCGCGATCCGCACCACATCGTGGAAGCCCAGTTCAAGGCGTTTGCCCGGGCCTTGCGCTCTGCCGTGGAATCGGATCCTCGCGTCACCGGAATCCCGTCCACGAAGGGTCTTTTGTGA